The DNA segment gcgagaaggctgaatccgcctcgtccgcgctccgtaccctcttgggaccttgaagtggtcctggcgggcctccagaggccccccttcgagcccctgggagaggccgctctttctcatcttacgataaagacggccctcctggtggcgctcgcctccatcaagaggttAGGGGACCttcaagcattctctgtgtccacggaatgcctagaattcgggcctggagactctcacgtaatcctgagaccacggcctggctacgtgcccaaggttcccaccactcccttccgggaccaggtggtgaacttgcaggcgctcccctggggaggaagacccaaccccatccgtgttgtgtccagtacacatgctgcgcctctacttcagaagctctgagcagctctttgtctgttttggaggtcagcagaaggggagggctgtctccaaacagagactggcgcactggatcgtggatgccgttgCTACAGCATACTGATCTCAAGATCGCCtctgcccattaggagtgagggCACATTCCACTCGtggtgtagcctcctcatgggcactggctcagggcgcctctctggcagacatttgcagagctgcgggttggactacgcccaacaccttcgcgaggttctacaacctccgcgtggaaccggtgtcagcccgtgtcttgcagggcaacaggtaagaccggcgaccgatagggcgtacgcctgcgaaagcgccttccccccttcctctaggtgggtcagtgcgctaattccgcctcccttctttccccactgggtaaagaacaggcattccatccatcactaagcaccttaggccggggaacagttgagttatctaccacatagctctaaccggacctagtgctccagatgtggtaacccctccccactgggtggttccgtctgatgtatcctcatgattggttcccacctcggcaacccatgacctccctaggtggacttccaccttgcggttaactccttcagtccgcacattttcccatgagttctcccctgatggtgagaccatgttggtgtctccactaattcctccctacggtaggtagtggtctctgtagcgtttttcccccaggggggaataatgcttacccagtggcccttacagtgccgggcggcttctcgctgttagagaatcaaggcctccgcccgtgacggccggtggcaggggcttcccaccttttcttcaaaagctctgggaccccctacctctccactggacggttacaatttcgtgctagcgctcacgtctgactcgcccaggccagggCATCTCCCACTGGATCACCGCATCTTCTACCACATCGACAGCCTGCTGTACATGACTACGACATCCAGACTGGATGTCCATGCTGTATTTTCAGTATGTGTATTGAAGCTGACCGCAGAGGGGTTTACAGGGTGGAAACCGACGAAGATATACCAGACGGCATGTGCATAGACCCTACAATAATACAGTGCATTAGGGTTTGCTGTATGCTAAGTGTATAGTTATATAAAAGTGTAATGTATTGcagttcattttattatacCCACGTTTCCCCCACCGTGTCCGGGTACCATGGGAATAGAACTGCCGCCGGCCGTGGTGGAGAGGAAACCGGGGTCTGTGTACACGCTTTATCCTGACCGTTCATCATTCAGACCAGGTGGACATCTCCCACAGTTTGGACTGGTCCCTGGATCACCGCATCTTCTACCACATCGACAGCCTGTCGTACATGACTACGACATCCAGACTGGATGTCCATACTGTATtttcagtatgtgtgtgtgtgtattgaagCTGACCACAGAGGGGTTTACAGGGTGGAGCCCGACGAAGATATACCAGACGGCATGTGCATAGACCCAGAGGGCATCGGTGGGTCGCCTGCTACAACGGAGGAAGAGATTTGCGCATTGACCCACAAACAGGTGTGTGAGTTTGTAAAAGCCTTtgccgtgtgtgtttgtgttgctggAGGAAAATGAACCAcactaaaattacattttgagacCATTTATTGCAATAAAGGCTTTAAAACGGCCATCTTTATCTGAATGACTTCTTTCAGGCACCCGACTGCAGACAGTGAAACTTCCAGGAGAAGACCACCTCATGTTGGGAAGGTGGGAAGGATCACGCTGATCTGTACGTCACCATCACAGCGTCTAAAGACATGGATGGAGATTCACTGGCCAAACAGCCCGTGGCTGGCTGCATATTTAAGGTGACATAACACATAAGGTGACATCACGGGGTGACATCATAACTGACACATAATATCCTTTATTCTCACCGCAGGTTACGGGTGTGGGAGTGACGGGCATTCCATCCTTCTCATGTACTGGATAAAAACCAAGAAGACAGCGATGATGCTTATTAAACCGTCCAATTTTTTCCTGCCGAAACAACATGATTATTTTACCACCGTTGTAATGTGCAACCGTCGCTTTAATGCACGCCTTAGGTGAGATGAAAACTCTTTGTTTCGTGGTATTAGACAAGGAAAATATTTGCCTTAAACTGATTTAATAGACCTTATCAGCGGATGTACAGAGTAGTAAAGGATTGACGCATTTCGATCTGCTTACATTAACCAAACTCTGGAACAAAAGTATTAATAAAGATTTCCAGGGATGGATTTGATAGAGATCATAATTCCACATTTgcaatgtttattattatgatcTCAACGTGCTGCTGCCAAACAGAGGTGTGAAGTGAGCTGATCAGACACGTTATATGGTGTATTAATGATGGTGCTATGTACAATGACAACGATTGCTTACTACAGTTGCGTTTTCCATGTTGATGTCTGTTAAAATCAAAAGAGACAATTTTTNNNNNNNNNNNNNNNNNNNNNNNNNNNNNNNNNNNNNNNNNNNNNNNNNNNNNNNNNNNNNNNNNNNNNNNNNNNNNNNNNNNNNNNNNNNNNNNNNNNNGCTGATTTGCAATTTGGAATTGTCTCTTAGATTTTTTCTGCTGCTGTATATgaccggtttcacagacaaggtttaagactagccacagactaaaattaatgtttgagctgtcttaactaaaaaaatgacttcccttaaaatatcttgtttattgttcatcattgcttctcaagatgcacaatagtaatgttttttttttttctaaagcattttttttttaaagcaacctaaatatcctaattcaactaaggcttagtcctggcttaagccaAGCCTCTGAAACCGGGCAATAGACTTTTAGGCGTAATTAAGCTGGTTTCTTTCATTGCCCTTCAAACAGTCTGTTCCAAAATGACCAACAGTCTTGTCTAAGTGTAATAAATTATTTCTGATTTCAAAAATTTTTCAACatacatttttgtgatttaagTGTGTACATATGGTgtcagtgtttcattttttaacatgtACCACCCACTCTaaataaaatggtttatttgcagttggtcaaaaagggacaaagcCAGAATTCTGGGTTGACACAAGTTAATTTGTGTCCCCATTTTGACCCAGCATGTTGAAAATAACCCTCCCTTTTAAGGtgaaaaaaacagttttatagTTTCAAAAACGGTTTAAAACATGGCCATCAACCCCTACAATATACATACTAGGCGGGTACTGGATTATATCTTATGGTAATGATTACCAAATTCCTATCATAGTAGTATTTACATGGACCTTGAGGGGACATGTCTAAAAAATGGTAATACCATTGTACTTTTGCATGTAGGTACTGTAAAGAAAGCTCACACAAGTAACATGCTCCTCATTAGCGAAGTCAAAGTTATCCACTTTCTGTTTAAAAGAGTCCAGAATCTCTCCATGTCGAGCCATGTCTGTGGCCAGTATCAGAGTGATAGTTCGCTGTGAAAGAACCAAAGTATTTAGACACTTCAGTCAAACCTAAAACAGTTTGAATGCAATTGCATTAAGTGACAACACATAAAACCAAATGGCATTTTAAGATGATTTTGGTGAAAAAATGAAATCACAGCCCAGGTATAGTTCAGGTATCGACATGtaaacatttacttttaattgaAGGTTTTATTTATTGAAACTTGGAAACATGGAAAGCCACACCTGACGAATCTGTTTGAAAGCTTCAGGATCGAAGTTGGCAAAGATGTTACAGTCTGGCTGAGAGAATATCTGAAAGGCCACAGCACAGTGGTGGTTCTCCAGAGGGGAGATGTCATTGTACCTCACGGCCAGCTCTGTGCGTGCATTAATCTGATACCTGCAAAACAGCGAGTATGTGTTTGTGAATGAATGTGGGAGCATGTGCATGtatatatgcatttataaatgatAGAACCTCTTACGTATTGTTGTACCCAGGATGATCCAGGTCGTGACACACGGCTGCAGTCATCAAAATAAGTATATCTACTTgtgtgaacttttcctaaaaaaaATAACATAGCACactaaagggctcagcatactacattcgaaatcgaaaaacgaccatctgtgacctgatttcgaacaaaatctggtccaaacgacaattcgtttcactagttcacagcagcaaaccaaacagaactctccaggaaagttcgtgttggccggtaaacaccctcgagccaccatcggtccatggccattacgtaataggtgggtgtgttgtttgtgtgaccACGTGCACAGAGGCTATTtggatacgtcatgtaaacaccgcctccagaaacaaaggggtgttgggttgttcgaaaacactataccgtctctcaacgttttcgagcgTCGTTTTACCaccaaacgcagaacgaaagcgcaattcgcctggactatgctgagcccttaaGACTCCTATAAatatgtttctgtgtgttgaTAGGGTTTTCACATGTATTCCAGCCCCCCTAGACAGGTAAATTGGAGTTAGTCATTTGGCCTCTAATAGCCAGGCCGGTAATAGCTCGGATAATTAATCCTCATAACACAAGGCCATGGCAACCGAGAGAAGAGTGAGGCACAGGAGCGGAATTGGTTTTACACCCCCATCCACCAGccattaatattttcttttgtccattacaatggggtatatgcacacggaGCGATGATGTTCTTCCGCCTAAATCTCTGCCAGCTCTGTTACATCCGACGCCATAGGGAACAATGGCGTTTCGCACACAGGAttacaatcaacaacctgagactaattattcaaacacttcgccatacatcaacaaccaaaaaggagaagcacttcaggctatccgttttCAAGGTATGTCAGCAAATGTGAAAAAAGCTAAGTGAACTGTTGTACTtctattgtgtaatttctgggcacatatacatgttttttacatgtattgagcactgtttttcaccacagttataaatgcacttgataaaatacctaaaaagtattgagaagtattcataggaacattagtacatagatgggttgatctgaaatcatagtcaataagaataattacatataagtaggtttatgatgataatttgattatttgaagaggaattgatgatttaatgacacaatctgtacctggaaccaatgattgttcatataaatgcacttaatgtcactttatgcatgtttaaagcacatttgagcacaatgtaacaaggtaaaatccagtgatgtttttagaggcctaaagtttgaagcctgttgtgttctctctaaaaccaggggattttccactgtttataagtaaccatgattacgcacggacgccacgccgtctcgtatggagaccgtggcttgtttggtggtctcgtgtagttaccattgtatgcaaattattttaaaaatgatgtaataaccagcgtaccaccattagatacgtaccttgttacctgggacttattggtggcagacaattaacaattggttaataaaaataagagataacgggaaaatacctgattggttttagagaggaccacctttcagaagttttactataactgtagactgaaaacacttggtttttagatgactttgaacatctcactttgtttggctcgagcaaataaagttaactcctcgaCATCCGGACCttctctgagagattttttgaactacaagactgaaatttttccacaacagtggcaggttaaagagtaaatattttgtgatttttaagatcCTGCTGTAACacgttcaaagtaaggaaggaaggaggcgggaaccggcgaacgataaccaaaactttaataacataaagcataaaccaaagtaaagggccggcagccacctcacggtcgactgccggctacacaaacataactaaaacacatacaatgtccaggcctggtcctctctcgtcgtaccttcctgtcgctcctcctcttatgcttccggagctcctccgtgccagatgcgagaccggtggcgcgggtgataatgagtgtcagctgtgcgttacactGGTTTCGCATCtttcacggaggagctccggaagcataagaggagctccttcacggctctcgtcccgcctccctcgtcacaactgctttggtttatggagtgtccaacaacaagtttacgtacatacaaggtgtaaaaacactttcatttttcttataattattattgccttacttcttgactgactctaaaattatttgtttggcgattcatctgtctaatcccctcctttctgtcagcctactctgttctgattggtcagatggtctagtctgctgtgattggtctaccacgtACAGCGTCGAcataggcgggcattacacccAGTGACACAAAtccgacccggaactgaaattagaacgacgtTTACGTGATTCTCAAGCCTATAattttgttattcgttcactttcggctttacaacttggtagactgcttacattcacacacagcaacattacacactgcatgaaatgtcattttaaggacattgtaatagttactctttaaggGTCCTTTTCAGTTTTGTTGACCTTCATGCTTGAATTGCAAAGAGACAGCAGACGGAGATGCAAGAAACAGACATAAAGTATAGGTCTAAATATAAAATGAGCAAAGCCCAGAAACTCATATGACCTGAATGAGTGAGCTCAAAATGATACTGCCTGGAG comes from the Triplophysa rosa linkage group LG9, Trosa_1v2, whole genome shotgun sequence genome and includes:
- the LOC130559402 gene encoding high affinity cGMP-specific 3',5'-cyclic phosphodiesterase 9A-like; this translates as MTAAVCHDLDHPGYNNTYQINARTELAVRYNDISPLENHHCAVAFQIFSQPDCNIFANFDPEAFKQIRQRTITLILATDMARHGEILDSFKQKVDNFDFANEEHVTCVSFLYSTYMQKYNGITIF